One window of the Triticum dicoccoides isolate Atlit2015 ecotype Zavitan chromosome 3B, WEW_v2.0, whole genome shotgun sequence genome contains the following:
- the LOC119281942 gene encoding B3 domain-containing protein VP1-like: MDASAGSSPPRHSQGDAPRRGGPHRGKGPAVEIRQGEDDFMFAQDTFPALPDFPCLSSPSSSTFSSSSSSNSSSAFAAPAGAGGRGAEGARGEPSEPAAAGDGMDDLSDIDHLLDFASINDDVPWDDEPLFPDVGMMLEDVISEQQLQQPPAGHGTAGRTASHAAAGGGEDAFMCGGGTGSAADDLPLFFMEWLKNNRDCISAEDLRSIRLRRSTIEAAAARLGGGRQGTMQLLKLILTWVQNHHLQKKRPRVGAMDQEAPPAGGQLPSPGANPGYEFPAETGAAAATSWMPYQAFSPTGSYGGEAIYPFQQGCSTSSVAVSSQPFSPPAAPDMHAGAWPLQYAAFVPAGATSAGTQTYPMPPPGAVPQPFAAPGFAGQFPQRMEPAATREARKKRMARQRRLSCLQQQRSQQLNLSQIQTGGFPQEQSPRAAHSAPVTPPSSGWGGLWTQQAVQGQLMVQVPNPLSTKSNSSRQKQQKPSPDAAARPPSGGAATPHRPGQASASNKQRQQGARTPAAAPAAGDKNLRFLLQKVLKQSDVGTLGRIVLPKKEAETHLPELKTGDGISIPIEDIGTSQVWSMRYRFWPNNKSRMYLLENTGDFVRSNELQEGDFIVLYSDVKSGKYLIRGVKVRAQQDLAKHKNASPEKGGASDVKAGGEDGGCKEKSPHGVRRSRQEASSMNQMAVSI, translated from the exons ATGGACGCCTCCGCCGGCTCGTCGCCGCCGCGGCACTCGCAGGGGGACGCGCCGAGGCGCGGCGGGCCGCACCGCGGGAAGGGCCCCGCGGTGGAGATCCGGCAGGGAGAGGACGACTTCATGTTCGCGCAGGATACCTTCCCGGCCCTCCCGGACTTCCCTTGCCTCTCCTCGCCGTCGAGCtccaccttctcctcctcctcgtcttccaacTCCTCCAGCGCCTTCGCTGCCCCAGCGGGAGCGGGCGGGCGCGGGGCCGAGGGGGCGCGCGGCGAGCCGTCCGAGCCTGCAGCGGCCGGGGACGGGATGGACGACCTCTCCGACATCGACCACCTGCTCGACTTCGCGTCCATCAACGACGACGTCCCCTGGGACGACGAGCCGCTCTTCCCCGACGTCGGGATGATGCTGGAGGATGTCATCTCCGAGCAGCAGCTCCAGCAGCCTCCGGCGGGCCACGGCACGGCCGGGAGAACGGCGTCGCATGCGGCCGCTGGTGGAGGAGAGGATGCCTTCATGTGTGGCGGCGGCACGGGGAGCGCGGCGGACGACCTGCCGCTGTTCTTCATGGAGTGGCTCAAGAACAACCGCGACTGCATCTCGGCCGAGGACCTCCGCAGCATCCGCCTCCGTCGATCCACCATCGAGGCCGCGGCCGCGCGCCTCGGTGGGGGGCGCCAGGGCACCATGCAGCTGCTCAAGCTCATCCTCACCTGGGTGCAGAACCACCACCTGCAGAAGAAGCGCCCCCGCGTCGGCGCCATGGATCAGGAGGCGCCGCCGGCAGGAGGCCAGCTCCCTAGCCCCGGCGCAAACCCCGGCTACGAATTCCCCGCGGAGACGGGTGCCGCCGCTGCCACATCATGGATGCCCTACCAGGCCTTCTCGCCAACTGGATCCTACGGCGGCGAGGCGATCTACCCATTCCAGCAGGGCTGCAGCACTAGCAGCGTGGCCGTGAGCAGCCAGCCGTTCTCCCCGCCGGCGGCGCCCGACATGCACGCCGGGGCCTGGCCCCTGCAGTACGCGGCGTTCGTCCCAGCTGGAGCCACATCCGCAGGCACTCAAACATACCCGATGCCGCCGCCGGGGGCCGTGCCGCAGCCGTTCGCGGCCCCCGGATTCGCCGGGCAGTTCCCGCAGCGGATGGAGCCGGCGGCGACCAGGGAGGCCCGGAAGAAGCGGATGGCGAGGCAGCGGCGCTTGTCGTGCCTGCAGCAGCAGCGGAGCCAGCAGCTGAATCTGAGCCAGATCCAAACCGGCGGCTTCCCTCAAGAGCAATCCCCCCGCGCGGCGCACTCGGCGCCGGTCACGCCGCCGTCGTCCGGCTGGGGAGGCCTCTGGACGCAACAGGCCGTCCAGGGCCAGCTCATGGTCCAGGTCCCGAATCCGCTGTCGACGAAGTCCAATTCCTCAAGGCAGAAGCAGCAAAAACCCTCGCCGGACGCAGCAGCGAGGCCGCCCTCCGGCGGCGCCGCCACGCCGCATCGCCCGGGGCAGGCGTCGGCTTCCAATAAGCAGCGGCAGCAG GGTGCGAggacgccggcggcggcgccggcggcaggAGACAAGAACCTGCGGTTCCTGCTGCAGAAGGTGCTCAAGCAGAGCGACGTCGGAACCCTCGGCCGCATCGTGCTCCCCAAA AAGGAAGCGGAGACTCACCTGCCGGAGCTCAAGACGGGGGACGGCATCTCGATCCCCATTGAGGACATCGGCACATCTCAGGTCTGGAGCATGCGGTACCG attttggcCCAACAACAAGAGCAGAATGTATCTTCTAGAGAACACTG GTGACTTTGTTCGGTCCAATGAGCTGCAGGAGGGTGATTTCATCGTGCTTTACTCTGATGTCAAGTCAGGCAAATAT CTGATACGCGGCGTGAAGGTAAGAGCTCAACAGGATCTAGCCAAGCACAAGAATGCCAGTCCAGAGAAAGGTGGGGCGTCCGACGTGAAGGCGGGCGGAGAAGACGGTGGTTGCAAAGAGAAGTCTCCGCACGGTGTCCGGCGATCTCGCCAGGAGGCCAGCTCCATGAACCAGATGGCGGTGAGCATCTGA